Proteins encoded in a region of the Aliivibrio fischeri ATCC 7744 = JCM 18803 = DSM 507 genome:
- a CDS encoding response regulator transcription factor, with translation MKILLIEDSEHLRRSLIVGLSNLGFTVDETGDGSKGLSMAITNDYDFIILDLMLPNVDGITLLKSIRKMGNDVKVIILSAKSQPEDRVEGLMSGADDYLVKPFSFDELHARILTVGRRGQVKNSDDDISIGLFKLDLAKKTLEFDTKFIDLTKNEYKIIECLFLSKNQVMTTENISDYVVGSFDSLSKNTIESHLSSVRKKVKALGGELPVKNKRGFGYYVEKDACTQ, from the coding sequence ATGAAGATATTGTTGATTGAAGACTCAGAGCATTTACGCCGAAGTTTGATCGTCGGATTAAGTAATTTAGGTTTTACTGTTGATGAAACAGGTGATGGCTCAAAAGGGTTATCGATGGCGATCACCAATGATTATGACTTTATTATCTTAGATCTTATGCTACCCAATGTGGATGGCATTACTCTTCTTAAAAGCATTCGTAAAATGGGTAATGATGTAAAAGTGATTATCTTATCTGCAAAATCACAACCAGAAGATCGTGTTGAAGGTTTGATGTCTGGCGCCGATGATTACCTTGTAAAGCCTTTCTCTTTTGATGAACTTCATGCCCGAATACTAACGGTAGGAAGAAGAGGGCAGGTGAAAAATAGCGATGATGATATAAGTATTGGTTTATTTAAGCTTGATCTTGCAAAGAAAACCTTGGAATTTGATACGAAGTTTATTGATTTAACGAAAAATGAATACAAAATCATTGAATGTTTGTTCTTATCAAAAAATCAGGTAATGACCACTGAAAATATCAGTGACTATGTGGTTGGATCGTTTGATTCATTATCAAAAAATACCATTGAATCGCATCTGTCTTCTGTTCGTAAAAAAGTGAAAGCTCTAGGTGGAGAGCTGCCAGTTAAGAATAAAAGAGGTTTTGGCTATTACGTGGAAAAAGACGCATGTACTCAATAA
- a CDS encoding phosphoethanolamine transferase, protein MLVLSNLISKIKSHKISMNMVSLITIVSLYFAVVFNYPINEKIYQLSQGQEVFLFLTPALLTCAFIIIFSFIAFPYVFKGIVVVLTITSAMAFYAALQYNTMFDYAMIENIFETNVDEASSYLSSASIGYLIVFGLIPSILLLKVNIVRHASWLKELFHRAILMSVAIVGLLLISVFYFKDYASIGRNNSYLNKMINPADAFNTVKYIKNEYLTAPLEYITIGEDAVVTPAKNGKPTLMVILVGETARAQNSAYNGYERETNPYTKDLGLITFQNVTSCGTATAHSLPCMFSNMTRTSYNKDRANNQDNALDVLTHAGVKAVWIDNDGGDKAVAKNIEKEMITDHSESNLCNGSSCYDEILLKGLDKRIAKAQGNQVYALHMIGSHGPTYWKRYPKEMAVFGPACNRSDIENCSDAEITNVYDNTLVYTDYVIAQTVKKLQSYSDKYNVVMLYISDHGESLGENGLYLHGAPYMMAPKEQTHVPWYIWMSDDYANQKGIDKAAVIDNSATGDYSHDNLFHTILGLYGVTTKAKDNALDIMAN, encoded by the coding sequence ATGCTTGTTTTGTCTAATCTGATCTCAAAAATTAAAAGCCATAAAATATCGATGAATATGGTGTCACTTATCACGATAGTTTCACTTTATTTTGCTGTGGTATTTAACTATCCAATCAATGAAAAAATTTATCAACTCTCACAAGGACAAGAGGTTTTTCTCTTTTTAACGCCGGCGCTGCTTACTTGTGCTTTTATTATTATCTTCTCCTTTATTGCTTTTCCTTATGTGTTTAAAGGTATTGTCGTTGTATTGACCATAACGTCTGCTATGGCGTTTTATGCAGCTCTTCAATATAACACCATGTTTGATTACGCAATGATAGAAAACATTTTTGAAACCAATGTAGATGAAGCTTCGTCATATTTAAGCTCTGCATCTATTGGTTATTTAATTGTGTTTGGACTTATTCCATCGATTTTATTATTGAAAGTGAATATTGTGCGTCATGCCTCTTGGTTAAAAGAGCTTTTTCATCGTGCGATACTAATGAGTGTTGCGATTGTTGGTTTACTTTTAATCTCAGTTTTTTATTTTAAAGATTACGCATCGATTGGTCGTAATAATTCCTATTTAAATAAAATGATTAACCCTGCTGATGCATTTAATACTGTTAAATACATTAAAAATGAATACCTGACTGCACCTTTAGAGTACATCACGATTGGAGAAGACGCCGTTGTTACCCCTGCTAAAAATGGCAAACCAACGTTAATGGTTATTTTAGTTGGTGAAACGGCTCGAGCACAGAACAGTGCTTATAACGGTTATGAAAGAGAAACAAACCCATATACAAAAGACCTTGGGTTAATTACTTTTCAGAATGTGACTTCTTGTGGAACCGCAACAGCGCACTCTTTACCTTGTATGTTCTCTAATATGACACGAACTAGTTACAATAAAGATCGTGCGAATAATCAAGATAATGCATTAGACGTATTAACCCACGCTGGTGTGAAAGCAGTATGGATTGATAACGATGGTGGTGATAAAGCAGTAGCAAAAAATATCGAAAAAGAGATGATTACGGATCATTCAGAATCTAACTTATGTAATGGTTCGAGCTGCTATGATGAAATTTTATTAAAAGGATTGGATAAACGAATTGCAAAGGCACAAGGTAACCAAGTGTATGCTCTGCATATGATAGGAAGTCATGGTCCTACTTACTGGAAGCGCTATCCAAAAGAGATGGCGGTGTTTGGTCCTGCATGTAACCGCAGCGATATTGAGAATTGCAGTGATGCCGAAATAACGAATGTATATGATAATACTTTGGTTTATACCGATTATGTTATTGCTCAAACGGTTAAAAAATTACAAAGCTATTCAGATAAATACAATGTAGTTATGCTTTATATTTCTGACCATGGTGAGTCATTAGGAGAGAATGGACTTTACCTTCATGGCGCACCTTATATGATGGCACCTAAAGAGCAAACTCATGTGCCATGGTATATCTGGATGAGTGATGATTATGCAAATCAAAAAGGCATTGATAAAGCGGCGGTAATCGATAATTCAGCAACGGGTGATTATTCACATGATAATTTATTCCATACTATTTTGGGCTTATATGGTGTAACAACAAAAGCCAAAGATAATGCGTTAGATATTATGGCAAATTAA